The Euzebya rosea region TACGCCCGGTTGGCGTGGCCGGCCCTCGACATCGTGGCTGCCGACGATCCGGCAGGACTGTCCGCGGCCCGCAACACGGGGCTCGCAGTGGCACGACACGACATCGTGGCGTTCCTCGACGACGACGCCGAGGCCGACCCCGCCTGGCTGCAGCGGATCGGCGCCGCGTTCGCCGACCCGACCGTGCAGGCGGTCGGAGGGCGTGCGGTACCGCAGTGGCCCGGGGAGCGGCCACGCTGGTTCCACCCCACGTTCGACTGGGTCGTGGGCTGCACCCACGAGGGTTCCCCCACCACCCCGGCCAGGGTACGCAACGTCATCGGCTGCTCGATGGCGTTCCGGGCCAGCGCACTGGCCGCGCTGGGCGGGTTCGACACCGGGGTCGGCCGGGGCGCCGCGGATGCCCTCGGGGCGGAGGAGACCGAGCTCTGCATCAGGCTGAGGCGACTCCTCGGACCCGACTCGGTGCTGTTCGACCCGACGATCCAGGTCCGGCACCACGTCGACGGCGACCGCGCGCGGATGCGCTACTACCTGCGCCGCTGCCACGGTGAGGGGCGGTCCAAGGCACGCGTGGCGTCCACCCAGGGGCCCGACGATGCCCTGTCCAGCGAACGTGCCCACCTCCGGGCCACGCTGCCCGCAGCACTCGGACGGTGTCTGGGCACGCCCGCCGGGTTGCGCAACGGCGGGCCGGCCCAGGCCGCCGCCATCGTCGCGGGGGTGCTCGCCGCAGCGGCGGGCTACGCCACCGAACACCAGCGCCTCGCCAGGCAGGACCGGCTGCCGCGACACGAGGAGGCGATCGCATGACCTTCAGGCCGGTGCAGCTCGTCGACGTCGACGTCGCAGATCCACCCGCCCGGATCGCCACAGGGACCACCCCCGATGGCCATCCCTACGAACGGGTCCAGATGTTGCTGCGGGACCGTGGCCGACCCGTCGGTGTCGCCGTGGTCGACGCACCCGGCGGCGTCGTCGACCGCGTCGAGATCACCGAGGCGATCGCCGGGATCGAGATGCCCTCGGGCCATGCGACGTCGTTCGCGGACCGAGGTCCGCTCGTCACCGTGCTGATCGCCACCCGGGACCGACCGGACTCCCTCAGGCGATGCCTCGCGTCCCTGTCCCGCCTTCGCTACCGACCCTTCACCGTGCTCGTGGTCGACAACGCCGTCACGGGGGAGGACACCCAGCGCGTCGTGCGGGAGGCGTGTCGAGACGGCCTGGACGTGACGTGGGTGCGCGAGCCGCTGGCCGGCCTGTCCACCGCACACAACGCGGGGCTCGGGCTGGTCGACACCTCGATCGTCGCCATCACCGACGACGACGTCGAGGTCGACCCCGACTGGTTGTCCGCCCTGGTCGACACCTTCGAGCGCAACCCCGACGCCGGCGCGGTCACCGGCCTGATCTACCCGGCCCGGCTGGACACCGTGACCCAGGCGCGGGCCGAGGGCAACGGCCTCGGGAAGGGGTTCAGCGAACGACGCTTCGACCTGGACCGCGACCGACCGTCGGACCGGCTGTTCCCGCTGCTGGTCGGCGAGTGCGGCTCCGGCGCCAACATCGCCATCCGACGCGACGCCCTGCAGGAGCTCGGCGGCTTCGACCTCGCACTGGGCGCCGGCAGCCCGAGCGCCGGAGGGGACGACCTCGCGGTGATGCACGACCTGCTCGTCCGGGGCATGGCCATCGTCTACCAGCCCGCAGCCGTCGTCCGCCACCACCATCCCGACGATCCGCGGGCCCTGGCTCGCCAGGCCAAGGGGTACGGCCGCGGCCTGGGTGCCTACCTCGTCCGATGCGCCCTGGAGGACCCCGACGGGGCAACGATCCTGCGCCGCGCCATCCCGGCGGGCATGGCCCGCCTGGTCAGCCAGTCGGCGAGGGTCGCACCGGGAGCAGGACGTCGGCGGGGCCACAGCATGGTCCACCTGGTCGGACTGCTGTCCGGGCCGTGGGCCTACATGGCCGGACGACGCCGAGCGGAGCGGATCCGACCGCACGTCGGCGTCGGACTGACCGGCTCGGCGGAGGACGACCGGTGAGCATCCCGATCCTGATGCTGCACAGCATCGCCCCGACCGGACCCGAGGGCCTGTCGCGCTGGCGGACGACCCCGTGGCGGCTGGCGGCCCACCTCGTGGCGCTCGTGGAGGAGGGGTACACGCCCGTGTCGCTGCGGCAGGTCGTGGCCGCTCGGGACGGTGCGCCGCTGCCCAGACGGCCCTACGCGGTCACCGTCGACGACGGCTTCGCCGACTTCGCCCACGAGGCCCTCCCCGTGCTGGAGCTGCTGGACGTCCCGAGCACCGTGCTGGTCACGACGGGCTACCTCGGCGGCCGCGCCGAGTGGCTGGCGCCGCAGGGCGCAGGCGATGTGGCCATGATGTCTGCCGCTGACATCGCCGCCCTGCCGGACCACGTCGAGGTCGGGGCACACGGGCACACCCACGCCATGATGGACCTGCTCGACGTCGGTCGGGCCCGGGACGAGCTGGCCACCGGCCGGGCGACCCTCGAGGCCATCCTCGGGCGTCCGGTCACGACCGTGGCCTATCCCCACGGCTACTCCACCAGGGCCGTCAGGCACGCCGCGGCAGCCCTCGGCTACCGCACAGGACTGGCCGTCGCGGACCGCCTCCACGGCCACGACGACGACCCGTTCGCCATCGCCCGCGTCGAGGTCAGGGGCGACATGGAGCCCGACGACCTGCTCCGCCACCTTCACGCCTGCAGCACCCGTGACCCGCTGATGGCCCCCGTGGCACGCCGGGCCTGGCGTGCGGTCCGGCGAGGGACGGTCGGCCGGCAACAACGCCAGCTGGCAGGTGTCGGATGACCGGCATCCGGCTGCGGGAGGTCGTGGCGCCGGCGCCCCCGGCGGAGTGGTCGGCCGTCGCCGCCACGGACCCACACACCCTCGTGTCCCAGACGCCGGCGGCCAGCCGTGCCGCCGCCCGGTCGTGGGGCGCTGCGGACGGGAGCCGCCTCTACACGTTCGCCGACGGCACCCGCGCCGTCCTGCCGGGTGTCCGGATCGGGGTCGGGTCCGCCGCACGGCTGGCCTCGCAGCCGGGCGCGTGGGGGTTCGGTGGCCTGATCGCCGACCAGCCGCTGCGGCCGTCCCACGTCGCCGCCGTGCTGGACGATCTCCGCCGCCGGGGTCCCGCACAGGTTCACCTGCGACCCAACCCGCTGGACGCCGCCGTGTGGCATGACGCCGGCCGGGGGGCACCCGTCGTCCGTCCGGCCTCCGCCGGGGTGCTGGACCTGCGAGGAGGATGGGACCGGGTGCAGGACGAGGGCTTCAGCAAGAGCACCCGTCGGCTGGTCCGACGCGCACAGCGCGAGGGGATCGAGGTTCGCTGCTCGAGGACCGACGGGGACATCGACGCCTTCCTCCAGCTGCTCGCCATGTCCGTCACCCGCTGGGCCCGCCGCGACGGCGAGATCCCGGCAGTCGCCCACCTCCGCAAGCGCATCCGGGATCCCCGCCGGCGGCTGCGGCGCCTCCGCGACGCGATCGGGCCGTCCTTCCGGCTCTACCTGGCCCTCCTCGACGGCCATCCGATCAGCGGCGCGCTCGTGCTGCAGGGGGGCAACGCCCACTACACACGTGGTGCCATGGACATCGACGCCGTCGGCCAGACGGGCGCCACGCACCTGCTGCAGGCCACGGCCATCCGGGCCGCCGCCGAGGCGGGCTGCGCGCACTACCACATGGGTGACAGCGCCCCCGGGAGCGGGCTGGAGTCGTACAAGCAACGGTTCGGCGCCGTCCCCGTGCCCTACGCGTCCTACCGGCTGGAGCGCCTGCCGTTCACCCGCTGGGAGACCGTCGCACGTGGAACCGCCAGGGCAGTCCTGGTGCGGACGCCCGCGCCGGACGGTGCCGTCTCCGAGGCAGGTGCCCGTGCCTGAGGGCCTCCGAGGATGGGTCGGCCCACGGCGCCTGGTCGTGCTGGTGGTGGCGCTGCTCGCCGTGGCGATGGTCCTCTCCGGCGTGGCCAGCGGGGCCTGCGAGAGCCTGGAGTTCTACCGTCGACGCGACCCCGGTGGCCCGTCGGTCGTCGACCGGTTCGACGGGACCGAGCTGGACGATGCGCGGTGGACCCGCTGCTACTGGTGGGACGACGATGGCTGCACCAACCTCGGCAACGCCGAGCTGCAGTGGTACCTGCCCGACCAGGTCCAGGTCGCCGACGGCGTGGTTCGGCTGGTGGCCGACGACCGGCCCCACACCACCGACGACGGCACCCGCTGGAGCCACCGGTCGGGGATGATCACGACCGGACCGCCGACGCACGACGGCGAACCGCGGTTGGCGTTCACCTACGGCGAGGTCGAGGTCCGCGCGC contains the following coding sequences:
- a CDS encoding glycosyltransferase family 2 protein gives rise to the protein MRTPSATVVVCAHTTERIGVLGQALRSLDAQTRPPDQVVLVIDHNEALMTYARLAWPALDIVAADDPAGLSAARNTGLAVARHDIVAFLDDDAEADPAWLQRIGAAFADPTVQAVGGRAVPQWPGERPRWFHPTFDWVVGCTHEGSPTTPARVRNVIGCSMAFRASALAALGGFDTGVGRGAADALGAEETELCIRLRRLLGPDSVLFDPTIQVRHHVDGDRARMRYYLRRCHGEGRSKARVASTQGPDDALSSERAHLRATLPAALGRCLGTPAGLRNGGPAQAAAIVAGVLAAAAGYATEHQRLARQDRLPRHEEAIA
- a CDS encoding glycosyltransferase — its product is MTFRPVQLVDVDVADPPARIATGTTPDGHPYERVQMLLRDRGRPVGVAVVDAPGGVVDRVEITEAIAGIEMPSGHATSFADRGPLVTVLIATRDRPDSLRRCLASLSRLRYRPFTVLVVDNAVTGEDTQRVVREACRDGLDVTWVREPLAGLSTAHNAGLGLVDTSIVAITDDDVEVDPDWLSALVDTFERNPDAGAVTGLIYPARLDTVTQARAEGNGLGKGFSERRFDLDRDRPSDRLFPLLVGECGSGANIAIRRDALQELGGFDLALGAGSPSAGGDDLAVMHDLLVRGMAIVYQPAAVVRHHHPDDPRALARQAKGYGRGLGAYLVRCALEDPDGATILRRAIPAGMARLVSQSARVAPGAGRRRGHSMVHLVGLLSGPWAYMAGRRRAERIRPHVGVGLTGSAEDDR
- a CDS encoding polysaccharide deacetylase family protein — protein: MSIPILMLHSIAPTGPEGLSRWRTTPWRLAAHLVALVEEGYTPVSLRQVVAARDGAPLPRRPYAVTVDDGFADFAHEALPVLELLDVPSTVLVTTGYLGGRAEWLAPQGAGDVAMMSAADIAALPDHVEVGAHGHTHAMMDLLDVGRARDELATGRATLEAILGRPVTTVAYPHGYSTRAVRHAAAALGYRTGLAVADRLHGHDDDPFAIARVEVRGDMEPDDLLRHLHACSTRDPLMAPVARRAWRAVRRGTVGRQQRQLAGVG
- a CDS encoding GNAT family N-acetyltransferase, with protein sequence MTGIRLREVVAPAPPAEWSAVAATDPHTLVSQTPAASRAAARSWGAADGSRLYTFADGTRAVLPGVRIGVGSAARLASQPGAWGFGGLIADQPLRPSHVAAVLDDLRRRGPAQVHLRPNPLDAAVWHDAGRGAPVVRPASAGVLDLRGGWDRVQDEGFSKSTRRLVRRAQREGIEVRCSRTDGDIDAFLQLLAMSVTRWARRDGEIPAVAHLRKRIRDPRRRLRRLRDAIGPSFRLYLALLDGHPISGALVLQGGNAHYTRGAMDIDAVGQTGATHLLQATAIRAAAEAGCAHYHMGDSAPGSGLESYKQRFGAVPVPYASYRLERLPFTRWETVARGTARAVLVRTPAPDGAVSEAGARA
- a CDS encoding glycoside hydrolase family 16 protein, with the translated sequence MPEGLRGWVGPRRLVVLVVALLAVAMVLSGVASGACESLEFYRRRDPGGPSVVDRFDGTELDDARWTRCYWWDDDGCTNLGNAELQWYLPDQVQVADGVVRLVADDRPHTTDDGTRWSHRSGMITTGPPTHDGEPRLAFTYGEVEVRARVPAGSGLWPAIWMLPATTESRPEIDLMEVLGDSTDILRMHVHYVDGDGERQSLGQDVDVEDLAEDFHTYGLRWAPDRLEFLLDGRTVWEVTEPDAIPHEPMYLLVNLAVGGEWPGPPGPDTSFPTSFDIDEVVIRPRCGS